The Lutibacter sp. Hel_I_33_5 genome has a window encoding:
- a CDS encoding pyridoxamine 5'-phosphate oxidase family protein — protein sequence MAKFTDKITSRVQKFIEEQKVFFVATAAKTGRINLSPKGMDSFRVINDKTVQWLSVTGSGNETAAHLLNDNRITIMFCAFEGAPNIVRIYGKASEIKPSDANWNEVYSQFKPIPGARQVFNIDIESVQTSCGMSIPFYEYTGERNQLNDWAEDKGEEGIQEYWKDRNQTSIDGLPTNILKN from the coding sequence ATGGCAAAATTTACAGATAAAATTACAAGTCGTGTTCAGAAATTTATAGAGGAACAAAAAGTGTTTTTTGTGGCTACAGCTGCAAAAACTGGACGCATCAATTTATCGCCAAAAGGAATGGATTCTTTTCGTGTGATTAATGATAAAACAGTGCAATGGTTAAGTGTTACTGGAAGCGGAAACGAAACGGCTGCTCACTTATTAAACGACAATAGAATTACGATTATGTTTTGTGCTTTTGAAGGCGCTCCGAACATTGTAAGAATCTATGGAAAAGCATCAGAAATTAAACCAAGTGATGCAAATTGGAATGAAGTATATTCTCAATTCAAGCCCATTCCGGGAGCCAGACAAGTTTTTAATATTGATATAGAAAGCGTACAAACTTCATGTGGAATGTCAATTCCTTTTTATGAATATACCGGAGAGCGAAATCAATTAAATGATTGGGCTGAAGATAAGGGTGAAGAAGGTATACAAGAATATTGGAAAGATAGAAATCAAACTAGTATTGATGGATTACCAACAAATATTTTAAAAAACTAA
- a CDS encoding S9 family peptidase produces MKKITNLILNGKHQKPILLDVFYKENNSPKSIIIFCHGYKGFKDWGAWNLMAESFAKNDFFFLKFNFSHNGGTAEQPIDFPDLKAFGNNNYTKELDDLETVLDWIYENSEYQNEINTNNISLIGHSRGGGIVCIKSEEDMRIKNVITLAGVSDYKSRFPKNDDFIKWKEKGVYYVKNGRTHQEMPHFYQFYEDFYKNENRLTIKRAVKNLQIPHLIIHGDNDTSVLVDEAKTQHQWNPESQLEIIENANHVFGAKHPWEENILPEELKKTLELCFKFLKT; encoded by the coding sequence ATGAAGAAAATTACAAATCTTATACTTAACGGAAAACATCAAAAACCAATTCTTTTAGATGTTTTTTATAAAGAAAACAACTCACCAAAATCGATAATTATTTTTTGTCATGGGTATAAAGGATTTAAAGATTGGGGCGCATGGAATTTGATGGCAGAATCGTTTGCTAAGAACGATTTTTTCTTTCTAAAATTTAATTTTTCTCATAATGGAGGAACCGCAGAACAACCTATAGATTTCCCAGATTTAAAAGCATTTGGAAATAATAATTATACCAAAGAATTAGACGATTTAGAAACTGTTTTAGATTGGATTTATGAGAATTCTGAATATCAAAATGAGATAAATACAAATAATATTTCTTTAATTGGTCATAGTAGAGGTGGTGGAATTGTTTGTATAAAATCTGAAGAAGATATGCGGATAAAAAACGTAATAACATTAGCAGGAGTTTCAGATTATAAATCACGTTTTCCAAAAAATGATGATTTTATAAAATGGAAAGAAAAAGGTGTTTATTATGTAAAAAATGGTAGAACTCACCAAGAAATGCCACATTTTTATCAATTTTACGAAGATTTTTACAAAAACGAAAATCGTTTAACGATTAAAAGAGCAGTTAAAAATCTTCAGATTCCTCACTTAATTATTCATGGAGATAATGATACTTCAGTTTTGGTTGATGAAGCAAAAACCCAGCATCAATGGAATCCAGAAAGTCAATTAGAAATTATAGAAAATGCGAACCATGTATTTGGTGCAAAACATCCTTGGGAAGAAAATATTTTACCTGAAGAATTAAAAAAAACTTTAGAACTATGTTTTAAGTTTTTAAAAACTTAA
- the gdhA gene encoding NADP-specific glutamate dehydrogenase, translating into MEEKIKGFMDLVKKRNNHEPEFLQAVQEVAETVIPYIIKNDIYHGKNILLRMVEPERLISFRVSWVDDSGEIQVNRGYRVQMNSAIGPYKGGLRFHPTVNASILKFLAFEQVFKNSLTTLPMGGGKGGSDFDPKGKSDNEIMRFCHAFMSELCKHIGHNTDVPAGDIGVGGREIGYMFGMYKKLKNSFTGVLTGKGATWGGSLIRPEATGYGDVYFAENMLNRNNDSIKGKTVVVSGSGNVAQYATEKATQLGGKVVTLSDSSGYIYDADGIDADKLAYVMEIKNERRGRINEYVEKYPNAKFFAGERPWSVKCDVALPCATQNELNGEEAKTLVENGCICVAEGANMPSTPEAIIEFQKANILFAPGKASNAGGVATSGLEMSQNSLRLSWTREEVDEKLKQIMKEIHASCVQYGTKEDGSVDYITGANIAGFVKVADAMLAQGIV; encoded by the coding sequence ATGGAGGAAAAAATAAAAGGGTTTATGGACCTGGTTAAAAAAAGAAATAACCACGAGCCAGAATTCTTGCAAGCGGTGCAAGAAGTTGCAGAAACTGTAATTCCTTATATCATTAAGAATGATATTTATCACGGTAAAAATATTTTACTAAGAATGGTAGAACCAGAACGTTTAATTTCTTTTAGAGTTTCTTGGGTAGATGATAGTGGAGAAATTCAAGTAAATAGAGGCTATAGAGTTCAAATGAATTCTGCAATTGGTCCTTATAAAGGAGGGTTACGTTTTCATCCAACCGTAAATGCAAGTATTTTAAAATTCTTAGCTTTTGAGCAAGTCTTTAAAAACTCTTTAACAACACTACCAATGGGTGGTGGAAAAGGAGGATCAGATTTTGACCCTAAAGGAAAATCAGACAATGAAATTATGCGTTTCTGTCATGCTTTTATGAGTGAATTGTGTAAACATATTGGACATAATACAGATGTTCCTGCTGGAGATATTGGTGTTGGAGGAAGGGAGATTGGTTACATGTTCGGAATGTATAAAAAACTAAAAAATTCTTTTACAGGAGTTTTAACTGGTAAAGGAGCAACTTGGGGTGGATCTTTAATTAGACCAGAAGCAACTGGGTATGGAGATGTGTATTTTGCAGAAAATATGTTAAACCGAAACAACGATTCTATTAAAGGTAAAACGGTAGTAGTTTCTGGTTCTGGTAATGTGGCACAATATGCTACTGAGAAAGCAACCCAATTAGGTGGAAAAGTGGTTACACTTTCTGATTCTTCTGGATATATTTATGATGCTGACGGAATTGATGCTGATAAATTAGCCTATGTGATGGAAATTAAAAATGAAAGAAGAGGGAGAATAAACGAATATGTAGAAAAGTATCCAAATGCAAAATTCTTTGCAGGAGAGAGACCTTGGTCTGTTAAATGTGATGTAGCATTGCCTTGTGCAACTCAGAATGAGTTAAATGGTGAAGAAGCAAAAACATTAGTTGAAAACGGATGTATTTGTGTGGCAGAAGGAGCAAATATGCCCTCTACACCAGAAGCAATTATAGAATTCCAAAAAGCAAATATTTTATTTGCTCCTGGAAAAGCATCTAATGCTGGTGGTGTTGCAACTTCTGGTTTAGAAATGAGTCAGAATTCTTTACGTTTAAGTTGGACAAGAGAAGAGGTAGACGAAAAGTTAAAACAAATTATGAAAGAAATTCACGCTTCTTGTGTTCAATACGGTACTAAAGAAGATGGTTCTGTAGATTATATTACTGGCGCAAATATTGCTGGTTTTGTTAAGGTTGCTGACGCAATGTTAGCTCAAGGAATCGTATAA
- the pheS gene encoding phenylalanine--tRNA ligase subunit alpha: MLDKVKELIGDVKSFQTSSKEEIEAFRIKYLGSKGLLKDLFAEFKNVDAHLRKDFGQALNNLKKSAEEKVSELNDSLENSSEEKSFYGDLTRPSEPIELGSRHPISLVKNQIIDVFNRIGFTISEGPEIEDDWHNFTALNLPEYHPARDMQDTFFIEQNPDILLRTHTSSVQVRYMENNEPPIRTISPGRVFRNEDISARAHCIFHQVEGLYIDTDVSFADLKQTLLYFTKEMFGKSKIRLRPSYFPFTEPSAEVDIYWGLETETDYRITKGTGWLEIMGCGMVDPNVLKNANIDPTKYSGYAFGMGIERIAMLLYQIPDIRMFYENDKRFLEQFKSVI; this comes from the coding sequence ATGTTAGACAAAGTAAAAGAACTTATTGGTGATGTTAAAAGCTTTCAAACTTCGTCGAAAGAAGAGATAGAAGCTTTCAGAATTAAATATTTGGGTAGTAAAGGTTTGTTAAAAGATCTTTTTGCGGAATTTAAAAATGTAGATGCACATTTAAGAAAAGACTTTGGTCAAGCATTAAATAACTTAAAAAAATCTGCTGAAGAAAAAGTTAGTGAATTAAACGATTCTTTAGAAAATTCATCCGAAGAAAAAAGTTTTTATGGCGACTTAACACGTCCGTCTGAGCCTATTGAATTAGGTTCTCGTCATCCAATATCCTTGGTTAAAAATCAAATTATTGATGTTTTTAACAGAATTGGTTTTACCATTTCTGAAGGTCCTGAAATTGAAGATGATTGGCATAATTTTACGGCATTAAACTTACCAGAATATCACCCTGCGCGTGATATGCAGGATACCTTTTTTATTGAACAAAATCCAGATATTTTATTAAGAACACATACGTCTTCTGTACAAGTTCGTTATATGGAAAATAACGAACCTCCAATAAGAACTATTTCTCCTGGAAGAGTTTTTAGAAACGAAGATATTTCTGCGAGGGCACATTGTATTTTTCATCAAGTTGAAGGTTTATATATTGATACTGATGTTTCTTTTGCTGATTTAAAACAAACGCTTTTATATTTTACAAAAGAGATGTTTGGAAAATCGAAAATCCGTTTACGACCTTCTTATTTCCCGTTTACAGAGCCAAGTGCAGAAGTAGATATTTATTGGGGATTAGAAACTGAAACCGATTACAGAATAACAAAAGGTACAGGTTGGTTAGAAATTATGGGCTGTGGAATGGTAGATCCTAATGTGTTGAAAAACGCGAATATAGATCCTACAAAATATTCTGGTTATGCTTTTGGTATGGGAATAGAACGTATTGCCATGTTATTGTATCAAATACCAGATATTAGAATGTTTTACGAAAACGATAAACGTTTCTTAGAGCAATTTAAGTCAGTTATTTAA
- the glpK gene encoding glycerol kinase GlpK, whose amino-acid sequence MANKYILSLDQGTTSSRAVIVDEKGVIIAMEQQEFEQLFPHSGWVEHNPLEILESQLSTLKKVVKTTNIHPSEIVGIGITNQRETTVVWNKNTGKPIYNAIVWQDKRTAVYCTELKNRGLENHIKQTTGLVIDSYFSGTKIHWILENVENARKEAEQGNLLFGTVDSWLLWNLTDRKIHATDYSNASRTMLFDIKNLCWDDTLLSELNIPKSMLPEVKPSSFHFGDYKIDGVKIPIAGIAGDQQAALFGQACFNKGEAKNTYGTGCFMLMNTGEELQFSKHGLLTTIAWGIDTKVYYALEGSVFVAGAAIQWLRDGLEIIKSAEESEIFANKVEGENPVVVVPAFAGLGAPYWDMYARGAIFGITRDTGKNHLIKATLQSLAYQTKDLLEVMQKDSEAPLKSLKVDGGACENNLLMQFQSDILNTIVERPKVTETTVMGATYLAGICVGLWTQEEILSHRKIDTNFSPTFSSEKREKLYKRWLKAVERSKNWID is encoded by the coding sequence ATGGCAAATAAATACATTCTTTCCTTAGATCAAGGAACAACTAGTTCTAGAGCTGTTATTGTTGATGAAAAAGGTGTGATTATTGCCATGGAACAACAAGAATTTGAGCAACTATTTCCTCATTCTGGTTGGGTAGAACATAATCCTTTAGAAATTTTAGAATCGCAATTATCTACTTTAAAAAAGGTTGTAAAAACAACGAATATTCATCCTTCAGAAATAGTCGGAATCGGAATTACAAATCAACGTGAAACAACAGTTGTTTGGAATAAAAACACAGGAAAACCTATTTATAATGCCATCGTTTGGCAAGATAAAAGAACTGCGGTTTATTGTACTGAATTAAAAAATCGTGGATTAGAAAATCATATAAAACAAACTACTGGGTTAGTGATAGATTCCTATTTTTCTGGAACAAAAATTCATTGGATTCTAGAAAATGTTGAAAACGCGAGAAAAGAAGCTGAACAAGGAAATTTACTTTTCGGAACTGTAGACTCTTGGTTGTTATGGAATTTAACGGATAGGAAAATTCATGCAACTGATTACAGCAACGCAAGTAGAACCATGCTTTTTGATATTAAAAACTTGTGTTGGGATGATACATTATTATCAGAATTAAACATTCCTAAATCTATGTTACCAGAAGTAAAACCTTCATCATTTCATTTTGGTGATTATAAAATTGATGGTGTTAAAATTCCGATTGCTGGAATTGCTGGAGATCAACAAGCTGCTTTATTTGGACAAGCTTGTTTCAACAAAGGTGAAGCAAAAAACACGTATGGAACTGGTTGTTTTATGTTGATGAATACCGGTGAAGAATTACAGTTTTCCAAACACGGTTTATTAACTACAATTGCTTGGGGAATTGATACTAAAGTTTATTATGCCTTAGAAGGAAGCGTTTTTGTGGCTGGTGCGGCAATTCAATGGTTGCGAGACGGTTTAGAAATAATAAAATCTGCTGAAGAAAGTGAAATTTTTGCCAATAAAGTTGAAGGTGAAAATCCTGTTGTGGTCGTTCCTGCTTTTGCAGGTTTAGGCGCTCCATATTGGGACATGTACGCAAGAGGTGCAATTTTTGGAATCACTCGTGATACAGGAAAGAATCATTTAATAAAAGCGACTTTACAATCTTTAGCCTATCAAACAAAAGACCTTTTAGAGGTTATGCAAAAAGATAGTGAAGCTCCTTTAAAATCGTTAAAAGTTGATGGTGGTGCTTGTGAAAATAATCTATTAATGCAGTTTCAATCTGATATACTAAATACAATAGTAGAAAGACCAAAAGTTACGGAAACAACTGTTATGGGTGCAACTTATTTAGCGGGTATTTGTGTTGGTTTATGGACCCAAGAAGAAATTCTATCGCATAGAAAAATTGACACTAACTTCTCTCCTACTTTTTCATCAGAAAAAAGGGAGAAATTATATAAAAGATGGCTAAAAGCTGTTGAACGTTCAAAAAATTGGATTGATTAA
- a CDS encoding Na+/H+ antiporter NhaC family protein produces the protein MEYGFLSVLPPIVAIILALRTKQVYIALLFGIWFSWLIINNWNPLEGTIAMIEGMVNVFKSEGNTRTIMFSALVGALLIFIQYSRGVEGFINILNKKLVKLEEKKSGYSRVMVQILATVTGILLFVETSISSLTVGTLYRPIFDKLKIPREKLAYIADSSSAPSSILIPFNAWGAFIMGLLLTQGIKNPIGVLLSSIKYNFYPILAIGIVFIVIFSKKDIGPMKKAEKRTLETGELMNPNSKPMISDEVTSFPPKEGIKAKAYNMIVPLLVMVFMMPINLIYTGWGSIEKSTSFFDHAMQAIGKGSGSSSVLYAVITALLVAMIMYFIQGIMKPKEAVNLTLKGISELMPLALLMLLAFAIGNVCKELETGIYVANVTKDWLSPELLPAVVFIISSFIAFSTGTSWGTFAIMLAISIPMANIHTANVTLIVAATLGGGIFGDHCSPISDTSIISSMASASDHIDHVKTQLPYALIGGGITVVMYLLFGFFG, from the coding sequence ATGGAATATGGTTTCTTATCGGTTTTACCGCCAATAGTCGCAATAATTTTAGCGTTAAGAACAAAACAAGTATATATCGCATTATTATTTGGTATTTGGTTTTCTTGGTTAATTATCAACAATTGGAATCCTTTAGAAGGAACGATTGCAATGATAGAAGGAATGGTAAATGTTTTTAAATCCGAAGGAAACACAAGAACTATTATGTTTAGTGCTTTGGTTGGAGCCTTGTTAATTTTTATTCAATACTCGAGAGGTGTTGAAGGTTTTATTAATATTTTAAATAAAAAATTGGTAAAACTTGAAGAGAAAAAATCAGGTTATAGTAGAGTGATGGTTCAAATTTTAGCCACCGTAACGGGAATTTTATTATTTGTGGAAACCAGCATAAGTTCTTTAACCGTCGGAACTTTATACAGACCTATTTTTGATAAACTAAAAATACCAAGAGAGAAACTCGCCTACATAGCAGATTCTAGTTCTGCGCCATCTTCAATTTTAATTCCTTTTAATGCTTGGGGAGCTTTTATTATGGGACTTTTGTTAACTCAAGGAATTAAAAATCCGATAGGAGTTTTACTTTCCTCTATTAAATATAATTTTTATCCAATATTGGCAATCGGAATTGTTTTCATTGTTATTTTTTCTAAAAAAGATATCGGACCAATGAAAAAAGCAGAAAAAAGAACTTTAGAAACAGGAGAGTTAATGAACCCTAATTCTAAACCGATGATTTCCGATGAGGTGACTTCTTTTCCGCCCAAAGAAGGTATTAAAGCAAAAGCATATAATATGATTGTACCGCTTTTGGTGATGGTTTTCATGATGCCAATTAATTTAATTTATACAGGATGGGGTTCAATTGAAAAATCAACTTCATTTTTTGATCACGCTATGCAAGCTATTGGAAAAGGATCAGGATCTTCTTCTGTTTTATATGCCGTAATAACTGCATTATTGGTTGCTATGATAATGTATTTTATTCAAGGAATTATGAAACCAAAAGAAGCTGTAAATTTAACTTTAAAAGGAATTAGCGAGTTAATGCCTTTAGCTTTATTAATGCTGTTGGCGTTTGCTATAGGAAATGTTTGTAAAGAGTTAGAAACAGGAATATATGTTGCTAATGTAACAAAAGATTGGTTGTCTCCTGAATTATTGCCAGCAGTCGTTTTTATCATCAGTTCGTTTATTGCTTTTTCTACAGGAACTTCTTGGGGAACTTTTGCAATTATGTTAGCAATTTCAATTCCGATGGCAAATATTCATACTGCAAATGTTACGTTAATTGTAGCCGCTACTTTAGGTGGTGGAATTTTTGGTGATCATTGTTCACCAATTTCAGATACTTCTATTATATCTTCTATGGCGTCGGCGAGTGATCATATAGATCATGTTAAAACACAATTACCATATGCGTTAATTGGTGGCGGAATTACAGTAGTAATGTATTTGTTGTTTGGTTTTTTTGGATAG